A region from the Corticium candelabrum chromosome 14, ooCorCand1.1, whole genome shotgun sequence genome encodes:
- the LOC134189684 gene encoding monocarboxylate transporter 12-B-like yields MIALSTNEIVPSYHIVRHAEDNLNVSEERSGFLLTVMAVSAAVSTMTVGLISDYFVLQYKIVLLQVLLLLAGISTMLFSFYQTFTLLAIYVMVYGVATAFTALIPVIVAAVVSEEETTLAIGLASFYVSAGLIGPPIAGWMYDSSGTYNDSFFLFGLILVTAAVTISLHHVFTQLQAKSRDQEQKGSPIQHNDEKRNFLVY; encoded by the exons ATGATAGCTCTATCAACAAATGAGATTGTTCCATCATATCACATT GTTCGTCATGCCGAAGACAATCTGAATGTGAGTGAGGAAAGATCTGGATTTCTGCTCACAGTGATGGCCGTGTCTGCTGCTGTTAGTACAATGACAGTTGGTCTCATATCTGATTATTTTGTTCTGCAATACAAGATTGTACTCCTACAAGTTCTACTTCTGCTTGCAGGAATATCTACAATGTTATTTTCGTTTTATCAGACATTTACACTTCTGGCAATTTATGTGATGGTTTATGGTGTGGCGACAGCGTTCACTGCTCTCATACCTGTTATTGTAGCAGCTGTTGTAAGTGAAGAAGAGACTACTCTTGCCATAGGTTTGGCCAGTTTCTATGTCAGTGCAGGACTTATTGGCCCACCGATTGCAG GATGGATGTATGACAGTAGCGGTACCTACAACGATAGCTTCTTTCTCTTTGGATTAATACTTGTCACAGCTGCCGTCACTATCAGTCTACATCATGTCTTTACGCAGTTACAagcaaagtcacgtgaccaagaGCAGAAGGGCTCACCAATCCAACACAACGACGAGAAAAGAAACTTTCTTGTCTACTGa
- the LOC134190203 gene encoding monocarboxylate transporter 13-like isoform X2, which yields MTFMTAWVGSTSVLVACSLAPLVVSFIIKVGTRPMIFTSSILLISGLTLTSIATEIWHLFLTYSILVGIHVCIVYSVCWGVLPLYFQKRRALAIGLANSGKHVGMAVVGPISRMAVAQYGWRKCLQLVSLLGLIMIICGILYRPLKVPSKTTAGREGKENSLSIGQIVVKSIKLHRDPLLTFWLLMIALSYSAYFVPSYHIVRHAEDNLNVSEERSGFLLTVMAVSAAVSTMTVGLISDYFVLQYKIVLLQVLLLLAGISTMLFSFYQTFTLLAIYVMVYGVATAFTALIPVIVAAVVSEEETTLAIGLASFYVSAAVIGPPIAGWMYDSSGTYNDSFFLFGLILVTAAVTISLHHVFARLQVKSCEQKQRTLPSQHNDDQEEKDILKFCVVMTKETTV from the exons CTTGGGTGGGATCAACGTCCGTACTGGTTGCTTGTTCATTGGCACCACTGGTTGTCTCATTTATAATTAAAGTTGGAACAAGACCGATGATCTTTACTTCatcaatactgttgattagtGGACTGACATTGACATCAATTGCAACAGAGATATGGCATCTATTTCTAACATACAGCATTCTGGTTGGCATCCATGTATGTATTGtttattctgtttgttggGGTGTGTTGCCTCTTTACTTTCAAAAGAGAAGAGCACTAGCTATTGGATTAGCCAACAGTGGGAAGCATGTTGGAATGGCAGTAGTCGGTCCAATCAGTCGGATGGCTGTGGCACAGTATGGGTGGAGAAAGTGTCTTCAGTTGGTTAGTTTGTTGGGACTAATTATGATTATTTGTGGGATTTTGTATCGACCACTAAAGGTGCCATCTAAAACGACTGCGGGCAGAGAGGGAAAAGAAAATAGTTTGAGTATTGGACAGATTGTTGTGAAGTCCATAAAACTTCATAGAGATCCGTTACTTACATTTTGGCTACTAATGATAGCTCTGTCTTACTCTGCCTACTTTGTTCCATCATATCACATT GTTCGTCATGCCGAAGACAATCTGAATGTGAGTGAGGAAAGATCTGGATTTCTGCTCACAGTGATGGCCGTGTCTGCTGCTGTTAGTACAATGACAGTTGGTCTCATATCTGATTATTTTGTTCTGCAATACAAGATTGTACTCCTACAAGTTCTACTTCTGCTTGCAGGAATATCTACAATGTTATTTTCGTTTTATCAGACATTTACACTTCTGGCAATTTATGTGATGGTTTATGGTGTGGCGACAGCATTTACTGCTCTCATACCTGTTATTGTAGCAGCTGTTGTAAGTGAAGAAGAGACTACTCTTGCCATAGGTTTGGCCAGTTTCTATGTCAGTGCAGCAGTTATTGGTCCACCAATTGCAG GATGGATGTATGACAGTAGTGGTACCTACAACGATAGCTTCTTTCTCTTTGGACTAATACTTGTCACAGCTGCCGTCACTATCAGTCTGCATCATGTCTTTGCTCGGTTACAAGTAAAATCGTGTGAGCAAAAACAGAGGACATTACCTAGCCAACACAATGATGATCAGGAGGAAAAAGATATTCTGAAGTTTTGCGTAGTGATGACCAAAGAAACAACTGTCTAG
- the LOC134190203 gene encoding monocarboxylate transporter 13-like isoform X1 translates to MFRQLFQPVETRDGLWAWIICFASFGLFFCVGGVLFTFGVLYVGLLASFSSNSNASIGQTLNLTRNVTRDSTLSGDLAWVGSTSVLVACSLAPLVVSFIIKVGTRPMIFTSSILLISGLTLTSIATEIWHLFLTYSILVGIHVCIVYSVCWGVLPLYFQKRRALAIGLANSGKHVGMAVVGPISRMAVAQYGWRKCLQLVSLLGLIMIICGILYRPLKVPSKTTAGREGKENSLSIGQIVVKSIKLHRDPLLTFWLLMIALSYSAYFVPSYHIVRHAEDNLNVSEERSGFLLTVMAVSAAVSTMTVGLISDYFVLQYKIVLLQVLLLLAGISTMLFSFYQTFTLLAIYVMVYGVATAFTALIPVIVAAVVSEEETTLAIGLASFYVSAAVIGPPIAGWMYDSSGTYNDSFFLFGLILVTAAVTISLHHVFARLQVKSCEQKQRTLPSQHNDDQEEKDILKFCVVMTKETTV, encoded by the exons ATGTTTCGTCAATTGTTCCAACCTGTCGAGACGCGTGACGGATTATGGGCATGGATCATTTGCTTTGCTAGTTTTGGCCTCTTTTTCTGTGTGGGTGGAGTTCTCTTTACATTCGGCGTCCTCTACGTCGGTCTTTTGGCGTCGTTTTCTAGCAATTCCAATGCGTCCATCGGACAAACTCTCAACCTAACCAGAAACGTTACAAGAGATAGTACACTGAGTGGAGACTTAG CTTGGGTGGGATCAACGTCCGTACTGGTTGCTTGTTCATTGGCACCACTGGTTGTCTCATTTATAATTAAAGTTGGAACAAGACCGATGATCTTTACTTCatcaatactgttgattagtGGACTGACATTGACATCAATTGCAACAGAGATATGGCATCTATTTCTAACATACAGCATTCTGGTTGGCATCCATGTATGTATTGtttattctgtttgttggGGTGTGTTGCCTCTTTACTTTCAAAAGAGAAGAGCACTAGCTATTGGATTAGCCAACAGTGGGAAGCATGTTGGAATGGCAGTAGTCGGTCCAATCAGTCGGATGGCTGTGGCACAGTATGGGTGGAGAAAGTGTCTTCAGTTGGTTAGTTTGTTGGGACTAATTATGATTATTTGTGGGATTTTGTATCGACCACTAAAGGTGCCATCTAAAACGACTGCGGGCAGAGAGGGAAAAGAAAATAGTTTGAGTATTGGACAGATTGTTGTGAAGTCCATAAAACTTCATAGAGATCCGTTACTTACATTTTGGCTACTAATGATAGCTCTGTCTTACTCTGCCTACTTTGTTCCATCATATCACATT GTTCGTCATGCCGAAGACAATCTGAATGTGAGTGAGGAAAGATCTGGATTTCTGCTCACAGTGATGGCCGTGTCTGCTGCTGTTAGTACAATGACAGTTGGTCTCATATCTGATTATTTTGTTCTGCAATACAAGATTGTACTCCTACAAGTTCTACTTCTGCTTGCAGGAATATCTACAATGTTATTTTCGTTTTATCAGACATTTACACTTCTGGCAATTTATGTGATGGTTTATGGTGTGGCGACAGCATTTACTGCTCTCATACCTGTTATTGTAGCAGCTGTTGTAAGTGAAGAAGAGACTACTCTTGCCATAGGTTTGGCCAGTTTCTATGTCAGTGCAGCAGTTATTGGTCCACCAATTGCAG GATGGATGTATGACAGTAGTGGTACCTACAACGATAGCTTCTTTCTCTTTGGACTAATACTTGTCACAGCTGCCGTCACTATCAGTCTGCATCATGTCTTTGCTCGGTTACAAGTAAAATCGTGTGAGCAAAAACAGAGGACATTACCTAGCCAACACAATGATGATCAGGAGGAAAAAGATATTCTGAAGTTTTGCGTAGTGATGACCAAAGAAACAACTGTCTAG